TCAGCCGAATAGTTCCTTACAGTGATTACTGGCGCGATAGAACGGTAAAAATAGTCAGACGCAAGGAGTTGGCATGAGTTTAAAAACAATACGGCTCTATGGCATTTTGGGTGCCAAGTTTGGACGTGAGCATAGACTTGCTATCGATTCACCACGCGAAGCAATTAAGGCGCTATCTGTTCTCTATGATGGGTTTGAACAGTTCTTGGCAAATGCACACCTGAGGGGGCTAGAGTTTGCTGTGTTCAAAGGCAAGCGAAATATTGAAGAAGATGAATTGCATCTTGATACCTGCGAAGAAATTCGCATTGCTCCTGTAATCAAAGGTAGTAAGCGTGGTGGTTTCTTCCAGACTATTTTAGGTGTGGCACTAATTGGTGTTGCCATGTTTGCGCCGTGGGGAGCTGCACTGTGGGCCAGCGACATGATTGGTGCGATTGGTGCCGCAGTGGCATTGGGTGGTGTTGTCCAAATGCTATCCCCTCAACCAAAAGGCCTGTCAATGCGACAAGATGCGGACAATAAGCCATCCTATGCTTTTGGCGGATCAGTGAACACAACAGCACAGGGTAATCCGGTACCGCTTTTGTATGGGCTAGACCGACGTGAGGTCGGTGGGGCGATTATCTCTGCGGGGATATATACCGAAGACCAAAAATAGCGAGATAAACAGAACAATATTAGCGGCTTAAATGCCGCTTTTTTTATGGGTGAAATATGGAAACGATATACGGTGCCAAAGGTGGCGGTGGTGGCGGTCATACGCCCGTCGAATCAAAAGACAGCTTACTCTCCGAATCTACCGCAAAAATTCTGTTAGCGGTCTCTGAAGGTGAAATTGCAGGCGGGCTGGATGATACTCGTATTTTCCTCGACGATACACCGATAGGCAACTCAGACGGTACCAAAAACTTCGAAGGCGTGACGTGGGAGTTTAGACCGGGCAGCGAGCAGCAAGAATATATTCAGGGTATTCCCTCTGTCGATAATGATATTTCTGTCGGCATGGAGCTGAAAGACGACCAACCGTATGTCAGAATGATTAACAATACTCAGCTATCCGCCGTTCGTGTTCGCTTGTCGGTACCGCAATTAATGCGGCAGCATGATAATGGGGACACGACAGGCTACCTCATTGATTACGCTATTGATTTATCGACGGATGGAACAGGATATAAAGAACTCGTTAAGTCAGCGTTTGATGGAAAAACAACAAGCGAATACCAACGCACCCATCGCGTTGATTTACCCAAAGCCACCACTGGTTGGCAATTGCGTATTCGTCGGCTTACGAAGAATCAGAACACTGCTCGCATCGCTGATAAAGTCACGATTGCGGCTCTAACTGAGGTGATTGATGCAAAGTTGCGTTACCCAAACACAGCACTTCTCTTTATCACATTCAATGCACGCCAATTTAATAATCGCATCCCTAAAATCAGTGTTCGTCCGAAAGGTGGATTACTGATTAAAGTACCTAATAACTATGATCCGGTTAATCGAACTTACTCAGGTGTATGGGATGGCACCTTTAAGCTGGCCGCAACCAATAATCCAGCGTGGGTGTTCTATGATTTAGTGCTCAATAATCGCTATGGTTGCGGTGACCGGATCAAGGCTTCTCAGATTGAAAAGTGGGACTTGTATAAGATTGCACAATATTGTGATGAACTAGTGCCGGATGGGCGCGGTGGTGACGGTAAAGAGCCTCGTTTCTTGTGTGATGTGTATATCCAATCGCAAGAGTCAGCCTACACCGTACTGCGTGACATTGCGGCGATATTCCGCGGTATGACGTTTTGGGCTGATAATAAAGTGAATGCAGTTGCAGACATGCCATCCAGTATCTTCCGTACG
The Providencia alcalifaciens DNA segment above includes these coding regions:
- a CDS encoding tail assembly protein translates to MSLKTIRLYGILGAKFGREHRLAIDSPREAIKALSVLYDGFEQFLANAHLRGLEFAVFKGKRNIEEDELHLDTCEEIRIAPVIKGSKRGGFFQTILGVALIGVAMFAPWGAALWASDMIGAIGAAVALGGVVQMLSPQPKGLSMRQDADNKPSYAFGGSVNTTAQGNPVPLLYGLDRREVGGAIISAGIYTEDQK